From the Planktothricoides raciborskii GIHE-MW2 genome, the window CGTTAGAGCTAAAGGAATTAAGCGCGGTCAAACTATTATTTTGAATCAATCGCTTTCTCTACCGGATCAAGAAGTGGAAATCATGGTCATACCTATTTCCGATCCGGGGAGTGAACCCTTGAAAAAAATACATTAGCTGACTTTGTGGGAAAGCTGCAAAATTCACCCAATTTTCAAGACGATCGCTTCTTGTCTTAGAGCATATTTTTAGAGGATAATCATGCTAAAAACATTTAAAGCACTATTGAAAGGAAGTCATGTAGAGTGGATTGAGGATAGACCCGATCTGGGAGATGAAATGTTAGAGGTGTATGTAACTTTACTCGATAAAAAACCAGTCCCAGACGCAAAAACACGCGGGCAAAAGATGGCGGAAATCTTAGAAAATCTGGCGGCAACAGAAGGATTAGAAAATATAGATCCTACCTTGTGGCAACGAGAAACTCGACAAGACCGTTCATTACCGGGGCGATAAACGATGCTTCTTGATAGCAATATTATTATCTATTCCGCACAGCCAGAATATGCCAATTTGCGAGGATTAATTGCGGAAAATTCACCAGCAGTATCAGCCCTCAGTTATCTGGAAGTATTGGGCTATCATCAACTGACGGAGCAACAACGGCAGTATTTTGAAGCGTTTTTTCAGGTTGCTGAAGTTCTGCCGATATCCGAGGAGGTGTTGATTCAAGCTGTTGCTTTGCGACAACAGAGAAGAATGTCATTAGGGGACGCAATTATTGCCGGGACTGCATTGGTGCATCAGTTAACATTAATTACCAGAAATGTGGATGATTTTCAGTGGATTGCTGACATAAATCTACTGAATCCGTTTGATACAAGAGAATAGCAATAGTCACAGGATTGAGAGGATAGCTGGTGTAGGGCGCACCATAAATAGCCTTGGGGTAGGGTGTGTTAGGGGCGGCGCTAATTTAATTACCTAATAATTAGCCTAAAAATCCGCCCCGTAACGCACCATGACGCCGGGGTAGGGTGTGTTAGGGGCGGCGCTAATTTAATTACCTAATAATTAGCCTAAAAATCCGCCCCGTAACGCACCATGACGCCGGGGTAGGGTGTGTTAGGGGCGGCGCTAATTTAATTACCTAATAATTAGCCTAAAAATCCGCCCCGTAACGCACCATGACGCCGGGGTAGGGTGTGTTAGGGGCGGCGCTAATTTAATTAACTAATAATTATCTCAAAAATCCGCCCCGTAGCGCACCATCATCAACCAGACAAAAATCATCTAATTGTATAGATACAAATATCCGTATCAAGCAAAATTTTCATACAATTTGCTCTCGTTCCATCGGTAACGATAACTCTTAGGCAAGCGTACCGCCTGACTATTCCCGCTCATAAACAGCTTTGCCGTTTCCATTGGCTGCTCCGTATATACAGAAGGAATATACTATTATTTATAGCAAATATTCTGCTACTCAAGCAATGCCGAAATAAATTATGTTATAATTATGGCATTAACTAAACGGTTTAAGCAAATTTATGATCATTAGAGCTAAAGGAATTAAGCGCGGTCAAACTATTATTTTGAATCAATCGCTTTCTCTACCGGATCAAGAAGTGGAAATCATGGTCATACCTATTTCCGATCCGGAGAGTAAACCCTTGAAAAAAAATACATTAGCTTCCTTTGTGGGAAAGCTGCAAAATTCACCCAATTTTCAAAATGATCCGGTTGTAATTCAGCGTCAGATGCGTGATGAGTGGGATTGATTTGTTGTAGATTAATATTAGATACTAATGTGGCGATCGGCATTCTCAAAGCCGATCCATCGGCGATCGCATTTCTGGCAACCGAGCAGCTAGAATTTGAGAACTGTGCCATCAGTCAAATTACGCGAATGGAGTTACTCAGTTATCCTAACTTAGAGGCAGAAGAGGAGCAGACGATTCAAAACTTGTTGGCAAATTTATTAGTCTTGAAATTAGATGAAAAAATTGAACAAGAGGCGATCGCCTTTCGACGCAACCATAATGTGAAGTTGCCCGATGCGATTATTGCAGCAACTGCGAAGGTTTATGGGTTACGATTGTTAACGTTGGATCGGCAATTACAGGCTAAATTTAGCATTTAAGTAGGTGGGCAGAAATAAATGCACCACAGTCCCCATTAGAAGAAAAACTGTCATTCCCGCGAATGCGGGAATCCACAGCCTATCGGTAGGGAACGAAAAGTGCAATTAATTATGTTCACCTACTTAATTTAATTACCTAATAATTAGCCTAAAAATCCGCCCCGTAACGCACCATAGCCTAGGAAATTAAATTTTTCACATATTGTTTAATCGCCGGTTGTAGAGTAAAACCAGAGGTTTTTTCCACCAAATTTCGTCTTTTTAAAGATTGAATCGCTTTTAAGAAATCGGCATCTGATAAAAGTTCTGGTGGTTTCTGGCTAATTTTGACAGGTTGGTCTTGGGTGGCTAACCACTGAAGCAAGATTTTCTCAGATTCACAAAGGCGTTGATAATGTTGTTTGAGGATGGGTTCTAAGTCTCCTAAAAATAGGGTGGGATAGGAGAGATATTCTTGAACGCTACCGTTAAATAAATCCAGGATAGTAGAGGCGATGATATTCAGCCATAAAGGGTTGGCGCTATAAATTTGGATTAGTTCTGACCATTTTTTCTGGTCTTTGAGTTTTCTGGCGCTGAGAATTTCGGTGGCTAGTTTACCTAAGCCGAGAACGGGTAGGGTTTTACAATAAAAATTTTCGGTTTCTAGGGCAGCAATTTCTAGGGGTTGTTCCCAGGTAAGCAGCAGCAGACAACTGTGATGAGTGTGTTGGCCAATTTCATTAATCAGTTGACCATAGTTTTGATATTCTGGGCGATAATTGCCGACTAATTCCCCAGGAGTTAAGGTTTCTTGAAAGTCGTCGAGAATGATTAAGCAACGGTGGTTTCTCAGATGGTCTAAAAGGGAATTCCGGGAGTTTAAATAGTTGACGATCGATGGGTTTTGGCTGGGTTGAGGTGGGGCAAGAAATTCGATGATGTGGCTTTGCAGGGCGTTGAGGTTGGGCAATTTGCGATGACTGCGCCACAGGATGCGATCGAACTTGTCTTCGATATGTTCTACCAGTTGTCTCGCGAGGGCGGTTTTCCCAATTCCCGATAGTCCGGTTAGGGTGATGATGCGGCTATTTTCTTCGAGTATCCATTGTTTGAGGGTGGCCAGTTGTTCGGTGCGGTTGTGGAGGCGGTTGTATTCCGGTGCTTGGCTGAGGTCGTGGCGAGGTTCTGGTTTGTTGCGGGGGGTGAAGGTGGCGGGCGATCTTTTTTTTTGATTGATTGTAGAGGTCGTTACAAAAATTGATTTGATTGCCGATAAGCACCCCATCATTATGATAAGAAAATATTTTATTTTCGATGAGCGATCGCACATTCTTCTTTTTCACATCTTCTCCCAACATATCCGACAGGAGTTTCCATAATTCCGATGCTGACTTTCTCACATGATCCTTGGTACAGTGGTACTCCTCAGAGATATCCTGATATTCTTTACCGTTCCATACACCCTCCAAAATAGCGCGTTGCAGGGAGTCCAGATGCTTCCCAGTGCTGGCAAAAATCAGATTATCGGTCCACTGCAAGGCTTCTTGAATTTCCATAGCTGCTAAGTTTGGTTGTAGTTTTGTATATTTTTGTGTACTTTAACCCCCCATTATCCCACATTTTCCCCCTTTTGGCCACAAAATCCCACATTTTCCCCCTTTTTGACTTTTAAACCCCTCAGAAATACCCCCCTAAATCCCACTTTTATGGGGTTGGCAAAGGAAAAATAAGTTGAGAAAATAATAGGCAAACACAAGATGACCTTAGACCAAATTAGAGGATTTTTCCAATGACACAGAACTTTTTCACCCTTTTTGGGAAAGCCGTTGCAACAATTAGCTTGAAATTTGTTATTTTGGTCTCACTTGTTTCAAATAATTTTCCCGAATCAATTAAGCAAGTTATTGACAAAGTAATGACATTTATTTCTCTGCAAATAATTTCTGCTTATAAAAAGTACATCGATCCTTACAAAAAGGGAAAATGTGCTTATCGGACTCTGCACGGTGGACTATCTTGCTCCGATTTTATTAAAAGTGTTGCGCTGGAAAATGGTGCTTCTGCTGCTATTCCTTTAGTACAACAGCGATATGATCAGTGTCGAGAAGCCCACTTATTTTTGCAGCGAGACTCATCTCTATCTGTAAATGCTGACCATAATGATTGTATTCATTGTAGTGGTACAGGAAATTAAAATACTCCACTAATTTCATGGATAAATTACCCCCTAAATTCTATTTTTTGGGTGGTTGCCAGAAGCAATATGTGTGGTAAACTTCATCTCATTGGAAAGTAATCAATCTACCAAAAAAACTTTTTGAAGGAGTTATTTATGATCATCATCAACGATTACAAGCCCACAAATAAGACAGAGATTGTTAATGATTCATCATTAATTGCTCAAGAGTCATCCCCTAAACTAAACACACAAAGTCAACAACGCAAGGTATCCGTCATAAGAACTAAAGCCAGCTGGATCGCCTAGTCTTGTCGAAAGTTGCAGTAAGTCATTCTACTTTGAGGAAGCAAGTATTGCTGAATTGAATTCAATTTTGCTTGCTTTCTCAAATAGTAAAAAAGCTAGAAAAGCTGACTTGAATATCACGATTAAATAAAATCCCTAAACTTATGACTATTTCAGCCATATTTGACAATCAAAAATATTCGATATTAGTTGATTCTGCTCAAATAATTAACCCTTTAAGTAATATTGAAGGTGTTAATGATATTTGTTTACTTAATATTGACGCTAACTTGATAGAAACTTTTGATAATAGAGAAGTTACAAGCAATTTTATATTTGTTTGTACTAATTGGGATTCCTT encodes:
- a CDS encoding PIN domain-containing protein — its product is MGLICCRLILDTNVAIGILKADPSAIAFLATEQLEFENCAISQITRMELLSYPNLEAEEEQTIQNLLANLLVLKLDEKIEQEAIAFRRNHNVKLPDAIIAATAKVYGLRLLTLDRQLQAKFSI
- the yidD gene encoding membrane protein insertion efficiency factor YidD, with protein sequence MTQNFFTLFGKAVATISLKFVILVSLVSNNFPESIKQVIDKVMTFISLQIISAYKKYIDPYKKGKCAYRTLHGGLSCSDFIKSVALENGASAAIPLVQQRYDQCREAHLFLQRDSSLSVNADHNDCIHCSGTGN
- a CDS encoding type II toxin-antitoxin system VapC family toxin, which produces MLLDSNIIIYSAQPEYANLRGLIAENSPAVSALSYLEVLGYHQLTEQQRQYFEAFFQVAEVLPISEEVLIQAVALRQQRRMSLGDAIIAGTALVHQLTLITRNVDDFQWIADINLLNPFDTRE